One Opitutales bacterium genomic region harbors:
- a CDS encoding DoxX family protein, with protein MIPKSIKLSKPPASVSWVFQILAAAILLQTLFFKFSGAAESVYIFSTIGLEPWGRIGSGIAELIAGVLLLIPATIWIGAFLSLGVISGAIVAHLTKLGVVLTVDGQSDGGTLFILAVVVFVASAIVLWLRQPIFRRTPPAVD; from the coding sequence ATGATTCCAAAGTCGATTAAACTGTCTAAACCCCCTGCTAGCGTGAGCTGGGTCTTTCAAATCTTGGCAGCGGCGATTCTGCTGCAGACGCTATTCTTTAAATTTTCTGGGGCGGCGGAGTCTGTTTATATTTTCTCGACGATTGGCTTGGAGCCTTGGGGTCGCATTGGATCGGGGATTGCCGAATTAATTGCGGGCGTATTGTTGCTCATTCCAGCCACGATTTGGATTGGTGCATTCCTATCTCTGGGTGTGATTTCCGGGGCGATCGTAGCGCATCTCACCAAGCTTGGCGTCGTGTTGACGGTTGACGGACAAAGCGATGGCGGGACGCTTTTTATTTTGGCTGTGGTCGTGTTTGTGGCTTCCGCAATTGTCTTGTGGCTGCGTCAGCCGATTTTCAGGCGGACACCGCCCGCCGTTGATTA
- a CDS encoding ABC transporter permease, translating into MAHKVRTLLAVSGIVLGVAALVSMVGVIEGLLGSTRQSFESMGGIERVQLERENPPDRQVDIAFRSPGMTLADVAAIRHTVEDISAVSGVFEMGWRRVQGPRHRDWDRIKGIHPDFFEIMSYEMEFGRSLSEYDLQEKARVIVLGPYLARRLFGRISPVGRHVVLEGEKYSVVGVIREEIVPGIGNSENTLHWKFRQSFIPITTAQERRSVEESISKIELLVDDLEQLPAVKDALTNTVRMAHNGILDFRLETREDQLAELNSMERNFKFSLGGIAAISLVVGGIGIMNVMLASVNERIREIGVRKAIGAQGSDVFIQFICESILISLLGCVIGMFISLGIIRVFQEFVPGGDVIESIPWNAMFIGFAFSNTIGILSGLYPAFRAAMLNPIEALRHE; encoded by the coding sequence ATGGCTCATAAGGTGCGGACCCTTCTCGCGGTAAGTGGGATTGTTTTGGGTGTAGCAGCTCTGGTGTCGATGGTGGGGGTAATCGAGGGCCTGCTGGGTTCAACTCGGCAGTCTTTTGAGAGTATGGGGGGAATCGAGCGCGTTCAACTGGAGCGAGAGAATCCCCCTGATCGTCAGGTCGATATCGCCTTCCGCAGTCCTGGGATGACGTTAGCTGATGTCGCTGCCATCAGGCATACTGTGGAAGACATCAGTGCTGTGTCAGGCGTCTTTGAAATGGGCTGGCGACGTGTGCAAGGCCCGCGACATCGGGACTGGGATCGAATTAAGGGAATCCATCCCGACTTCTTCGAAATCATGAGCTACGAGATGGAGTTTGGCCGTTCGCTCAGTGAGTATGATCTTCAGGAGAAAGCTAGAGTAATCGTATTGGGACCCTATCTTGCACGTCGTTTATTTGGTCGCATCTCGCCTGTGGGTAGGCATGTGGTGTTAGAGGGGGAAAAATATTCTGTGGTTGGCGTGATCCGTGAGGAAATCGTTCCCGGCATCGGCAACAGCGAAAACACGCTACACTGGAAATTCCGCCAGTCATTTATTCCTATCACAACCGCGCAGGAACGTAGGAGTGTGGAGGAATCGATTTCGAAAATCGAGCTGCTGGTCGATGACTTGGAACAGCTTCCCGCTGTCAAAGATGCGCTGACAAATACCGTGCGTATGGCGCACAATGGTATCTTAGACTTTCGCTTGGAGACTCGTGAAGATCAGTTAGCAGAGCTCAATAGCATGGAGCGTAACTTCAAATTTTCTCTGGGTGGCATCGCTGCGATCTCGCTGGTCGTGGGCGGAATAGGTATCATGAACGTGATGCTGGCCTCGGTAAATGAGCGCATCCGCGAGATCGGCGTGCGCAAGGCAATCGGCGCCCAGGGCAGCGATGTGTTTATTCAATTTATCTGTGAATCGATCCTTATTAGCCTGCTCGGGTGTGTCATTGGGATGTTTATTAGCCTCGGGATAATCCGCGTATTTCAAGAATTTGTCCCTGGGGGAGACGTCATTGAATCGATTCCATGGAATGCGATGTTTATCGGTTTCGCGTTCAGTAATACCATTGGCATCCTATCGGGACTTTACCCAGCTTTCCGGGCAGCAATGCTCAATCCGATCGAAGCGCTCCGACACGAGTAG
- a CDS encoding ABC transporter ATP-binding protein, with the protein MNVIEGRALRKVYKIGSEKVAALDGVDISIKRGELVAITGSSGSGKSTMMHVLGLMDRPSDGELFFEDQPVTHLSKKKRAVLRSRKIGFVFQSFNLLPRLSVIDNVLLPTHYSRLADPDRKERAQRALERVGMAHRMNHTPLELSGGERQRVAIARSLINDPRLILGDEPTGNLDSKNVDRIMDLFQELKGEGHTLAIVTHDPHVASFCDRVIRTKDGQITEDFKQAPRLEKRLEVGGHS; encoded by the coding sequence GTGAATGTTATCGAGGGTAGAGCACTGAGAAAGGTCTATAAGATCGGCTCAGAAAAAGTGGCCGCGCTTGACGGAGTAGATATCTCTATCAAGCGGGGAGAGCTCGTCGCAATCACCGGAAGTTCTGGTTCTGGTAAATCTACCATGATGCACGTACTGGGCCTCATGGACCGCCCGAGTGACGGTGAATTGTTTTTCGAAGACCAGCCGGTCACCCATCTCTCTAAAAAGAAACGTGCAGTACTGAGGTCTCGGAAGATTGGTTTTGTTTTTCAGTCCTTTAACCTACTGCCGAGACTGAGTGTCATCGATAATGTGTTGTTGCCTACGCACTACTCACGTCTTGCCGACCCAGATCGTAAGGAGCGGGCGCAGCGAGCATTGGAGCGTGTTGGGATGGCTCACCGTATGAACCATACACCGCTCGAGTTATCGGGAGGAGAGCGCCAGCGCGTAGCGATCGCCCGGTCATTGATCAATGACCCTCGGCTGATTCTGGGAGATGAGCCGACTGGCAATCTCGATAGCAAGAATGTCGATCGGATTATGGACCTCTTCCAAGAGCTTAAAGGGGAAGGGCATACCCTGGCGATTGTTACTCACGATCCCCATGTGGCCAGTTTCTGCGATCGGGTAATACGCACGAAAGACGGGCAAATTACTGAAGACTTCAAACAAGCGCCGCGATTGGAGAAGCGGCTTGAGGTGGGAGGTCACAGTTGA